The Sediminispirochaeta smaragdinae DSM 11293 genome has a segment encoding these proteins:
- a CDS encoding FG-GAP repeat domain-containing protein has product MIKTIINWPAQIRDGDKNDVLYGTLSVTERQKKGDSMKLPLPTKSGTAHSAPFFLAAAALLFAIGCSNPTNSSEADHTGQTSLSFIDAQANLKGLSRNPSCSIADVDNDGDIDILIAGYDGSDETTILYLNDGNGGFTDSHAGLLGVSFAMSAFLDVEGGSDLDLCLAGRTADDETITELYFNDGDGTFEKSSQQLKGLWAAAIIPGDPDDDGDGDEDLILCGADTNVSGKTILYLNGRF; this is encoded by the coding sequence GTGATCAAAACCATTATCAACTGGCCTGCCCAGATACGGGATGGTGACAAGAACGATGTGCTATACGGCACGTTATCGGTGACAGAACGGCAGAAGAAAGGAGATTCTATGAAATTACCGTTACCAACAAAATCTGGTACTGCACATAGCGCACCATTTTTCCTGGCAGCCGCGGCACTTCTATTTGCCATCGGCTGTTCAAACCCCACAAACTCCTCGGAAGCGGACCACACAGGCCAGACCTCCTTATCGTTTATCGATGCACAGGCCAATCTGAAAGGCCTTTCCCGCAACCCATCCTGCAGCATCGCAGATGTGGACAATGACGGGGACATCGATATACTGATAGCAGGCTACGACGGAAGCGATGAAACCACCATCCTCTATCTCAATGACGGAAACGGTGGCTTTACCGACTCCCATGCAGGCCTCCTCGGCGTCAGCTTCGCCATGAGCGCCTTCCTCGATGTCGAGGGGGGCAGCGACCTCGACCTCTGCCTGGCCGGCCGTACCGCAGATGATGAAACGATTACCGAACTCTACTTCAACGACGGCGACGGAACCTTTGAAAAAAGCAGTCAGCAACTCAAAGGCCTCTGGGCCGCAGCCATCATCCCGGGAGACCCGGACGATGACGGCGACGGTGATGAGGATCTCATCCTCTGCGGGGCAGATACCAATGTCAGTGGAAAAACGATTCTTTATCTGAATGGAAGATTTTAA
- a CDS encoding chromate transporter — MNTYLDLFFTFARIGGLTFGGGYAMLPILQREVVEKRRWVTDEELMDYYAVGQCTPGIIAINTATFIGNRRKGASGGIVATLGMIFPSLIIITLIAAFISNFADLAVVKNAFAGIRVCVFVLILQAIWKLQKRALIDRATGIIFALVFLLSVFTGLSPILFVLLSGLAGIIIQGKKAGGKG, encoded by the coding sequence ATGAACACCTATCTGGATCTTTTTTTTACCTTCGCCCGGATCGGCGGACTCACCTTTGGTGGCGGTTATGCCATGCTTCCCATTCTTCAGCGGGAGGTGGTGGAAAAGCGACGCTGGGTCACCGATGAAGAGCTGATGGACTACTATGCAGTGGGCCAGTGCACTCCGGGAATCATTGCTATCAATACCGCGACCTTTATCGGCAATCGCCGGAAGGGCGCCTCTGGCGGAATCGTCGCCACCTTAGGGATGATTTTCCCTTCCCTGATTATCATCACCCTGATCGCGGCCTTTATCAGTAATTTTGCCGATTTGGCGGTAGTGAAGAATGCCTTTGCCGGCATACGGGTCTGTGTCTTTGTGCTCATCCTCCAGGCCATTTGGAAATTGCAAAAACGGGCTCTGATAGATCGGGCTACGGGTATCATCTTTGCCTTAGTCTTTCTGCTGTCGGTGTTCACCGGTCTATCACCGATCCTCTTTGTTCTTCTGTCGGGTCTTGCCGGAATCATTATTCAGGGCAAAAAGGCAGGGGGGAAAGGGTGA
- a CDS encoding chromate transporter, with translation MILLQLFFEYFKVGLFAVGGGLATLPFLYAMSDSTGWFTHTQLADMLAVSESTPGPIGVNMATYVGFTTAGIPGTIAATLGLVTPSVIIIIVVAHFLKAFSGNPLVQGAFYGLRPASVGLIAAAGWVVLKISLLDIPLFRESGELLRLFRWKGLVLALVIFAILKLWKIHPVFVIALSAVVGAVFRFAGA, from the coding sequence GTGATCCTCCTGCAGCTTTTCTTCGAATACTTTAAAGTGGGCCTTTTCGCCGTCGGCGGAGGTCTTGCAACCCTTCCGTTTCTGTATGCAATGTCGGATAGTACCGGGTGGTTTACCCACACCCAGCTGGCGGACATGCTTGCCGTTTCGGAATCGACCCCGGGGCCTATCGGCGTTAACATGGCAACCTACGTGGGTTTTACTACGGCCGGGATTCCGGGAACCATAGCGGCGACGTTGGGATTGGTGACGCCTTCGGTCATCATTATTATTGTGGTGGCCCATTTTTTGAAGGCCTTTAGCGGAAATCCCCTGGTGCAGGGGGCCTTTTACGGGCTTCGTCCTGCATCGGTGGGGCTCATTGCTGCCGCGGGCTGGGTTGTGCTCAAGATCTCTCTACTGGATATTCCCCTTTTCCGGGAAAGCGGTGAGTTGCTTCGCCTCTTCCGCTGGAAGGGACTTGTCCTGGCTTTGGTGATCTTTGCCATTCTCAAGCTATGGAAGATCCATCCGGTCTTTGTTATTGCTCTTTCCGCGGTGGTCGGGGCCGTGTTTCGTTTCGCAGGGGCTTAG
- a CDS encoding esterase-like activity of phytase family protein — protein MKKACSLGLVAVLLLSLAACTSVDVSKVPAAGSRLPYTVLTTLPNGTEVRNGGYGSAMTGHPAKAGRFYAITDRGPNSSYTGSAGKGKKFPVPDYTPRIGEFKLNADGSVSMIREILLKDPQGTLISGRPNPEGLGATGEVAYDNDGNALAADPYGLDSEGLVALSDGTFWISDEYGPHIVHYSADGVELERISPMGIDTSGRKLPRVFARRRANRGMEGLAITPDEKTLVGIMQSTLYNPSKKAATNTTLARIVTFDLDTGETHQYLYHQEKNNNSDSELAALTATTFLVDERDGAFSGEGDAQKTLYKIDLSGATDVSGDIDAAGGMTVDGRTLEEMSWDDIYAAGIKPVKKELVADVVAMLPNHYPHDKLEGLWVIDATTVGILNDDDFAVTPQGDDVVQKILPGTANEIDGDVLYILHLAKPLF, from the coding sequence ATGAAAAAAGCATGTTCTCTTGGACTGGTCGCGGTACTTTTGCTGTCGCTTGCGGCGTGTACAAGTGTCGATGTTTCAAAGGTTCCAGCGGCGGGAAGCAGGCTGCCGTATACGGTTTTGACGACCCTGCCCAATGGCACCGAGGTGCGTAACGGCGGATATGGATCGGCTATGACGGGGCATCCGGCAAAAGCGGGCCGGTTTTATGCCATTACCGACCGAGGGCCGAACTCCAGTTATACCGGAAGTGCCGGCAAGGGCAAGAAATTTCCGGTACCCGATTACACCCCTCGCATTGGAGAGTTCAAGCTGAACGCCGACGGTTCTGTTTCGATGATCAGAGAGATCCTTTTGAAAGATCCCCAGGGGACTCTAATCTCCGGAAGGCCAAACCCCGAGGGGCTTGGGGCCACCGGCGAGGTTGCATATGATAACGATGGTAATGCCTTGGCGGCCGATCCCTACGGCCTGGATAGTGAAGGGCTTGTCGCCTTATCCGACGGGACCTTCTGGATCAGTGATGAGTATGGTCCCCATATTGTTCACTACTCCGCCGATGGCGTGGAGCTGGAGCGTATCAGTCCCATGGGGATTGATACCAGCGGCAGGAAACTTCCCAGGGTTTTTGCCCGGCGTAGGGCAAATCGCGGTATGGAGGGGCTGGCCATTACTCCCGACGAAAAGACCTTGGTCGGTATCATGCAGTCGACCCTGTATAACCCCTCCAAGAAGGCTGCAACCAATACGACCCTCGCACGAATCGTTACCTTCGACCTCGATACGGGCGAGACCCATCAGTACCTCTACCACCAGGAAAAAAACAACAACTCCGATTCTGAACTTGCCGCATTAACGGCCACAACCTTTCTGGTGGATGAGCGGGACGGGGCATTCTCGGGCGAAGGCGATGCCCAGAAAACCCTCTACAAGATAGATCTTTCCGGTGCCACCGATGTCTCCGGCGATATTGATGCTGCCGGCGGTATGACTGTCGATGGCCGTACCCTGGAAGAGATGAGCTGGGATGATATCTATGCCGCCGGTATCAAGCCCGTGAAAAAGGAACTTGTTGCCGATGTTGTGGCAATGCTGCCGAATCACTATCCCCACGACAAACTCGAGGGATTGTGGGTTATTGATGCCACCACCGTGGGCATATTGAATGACGATGATTTTGCCGTAACTCCCCAGGGAGATGATGTGGTGCAGAAGATTCTTCCCGGAACGGCTAACGAGATTGACGGGGATGTCCTTTATATTCTCCATCTTGCAAAGCCGCTTTTTTAG